Proteins from a single region of Rhea pennata isolate bPtePen1 chromosome 4, bPtePen1.pri, whole genome shotgun sequence:
- the NAA15 gene encoding N-alpha-acetyltransferase 15, NatA auxiliary subunit, with protein sequence MPSVSLPPKENALFKRILRCYEHKQYRNGLKFCKQILSNPKFAEHGETLAMKGLTLNCLGKKEEAYELVRRGLRNDLKSHVCWHVYGLLQRSDKKYDEAIKCYRNALKWDKDNLQILRDLSLLQIQMRDLEGYRETRYQLLQLRPAQRASWIGYAIAYHLLEDYEMAAKILEEFRKTQQTSPDKVDYEYSELLLYQNQVLREAGLYKEALEHLCTYEKQICDKLAVEETKGELLLQLGRLEEAAEVYKGLQERNPENWAYYKGLEKALKPADMLERLKIYEEAWTKYPKGLVPRRLPLNFLSGEKFKECLDKFLRMNFSKGCPPVFNTLRSLYKDKEKVAIIEELVVGYETSLRSCRLFNPNDDGKEEPPTTLLWVQYYLAQHYDKIGQPSLALEYINAAIESTPTLIELFLVKAKIYKHAGNIKEAARWMDEAQALDTADRFINSKCAKYMLKANFIKEAEEMCSKFTREGTSAVENLNEMQCMWFQTECAQAYKAMNKFGEALKKCHEIERHFVEITDDQFDFHTYCMRKITLRSYVDLLKLEDVLRQHPFYFKAARIAIEIYLKLHDNPLTDENKEHEADTANMSDKELKKLRNKQRRAQKKAQLEEEKKNAEKEKQQRNQKKKKDDDDEEIGGPKEELIPEKLAKVEAPLEEAIKFLTPLKNLVKNKIETHLFAFEIYFRKEKFLLMLQSVKRAFAIDSSHPWLHECMIHLFSSVSESKDLPDAVRTVLNQEMNRLFGATNPKNFNEAFLKKNYDSLPHRLSAAKMMFYLDPSSQKRAVELAMTLDESLTNRNLQTCMEVLEALCDGSLGDCKEASETYRANCHKLFPYALAFMPPGYEEDMKITVNGDSSAEPEELANEI encoded by the exons GTTGGCATGTGTATGGCCTTCTTCAGAGGTCAGACAAGAAGTATGATGAAGCTATCAAATGTTATAGAAATGCACTGAAATGGGATAAAGACAATCTTCAAATTTTGAGAGATCTTTCTCTGCTACAGATTCAAATGAGGGATCTTGAAGGTTACAGG GAAACAAGATACCAGTTGCTTCAGCTCCGACCTGCACAGCGAGCGTCGTGGATTGGTTATGCTATTGCTTACCATCTGCTGGAAGATTATGAAATGGCAGCAAAAATCTTAGAGGAATTTAGGAAGACACAGCAG ACATCACCTGATAAAGTGGACTATGAGTACAGTGAACTGCTTCTGTATCAAAATCAAGTCCTCCGGGAGGCAGGACTATATAAAGAAGCTTTGGAGCATCTTTGTACCTATGAAAAGCAGATCTGTGATAAATTGGCTGTGGAAGAAACTAAAG GAGAACTTCTGCTCCAACTTGGCAGGCTTGAAGAAGCAGCTGAAGTCTACAAAGGATTGCAAGAAAGGAATCCTGAAAACTGGGCCTATTACAAAGGCCTAGAAAAGGCACTTAAACCAG CCGATATGTTGGAGAGGCTAAAGATCTATGAAGAGGCCTGGACTAAATACCCGAAAGGACTAGTTCCAAGAAGACTGCCATTAAATTTTTTGTCAG gTGAAAAGTTTAAGGAATGTCTGGACAAGTTCCTAAGGATGAATTTCAGCAAAGGTTGTCCACCAGTCTTCAATACTTTGAGGTCATTGTACAAAGACAAGGAGAAG GTGGCAATTATAGAAGAGCTTGTGGTAGGTTATGAAACCTCTCTAAGAAGCTGCAGGTTATTTAACCCAAATG aTGATGGTAAAGAAGAACCTCCAACCACTTTACTCTGGGTCCAGTACTACTTGGCTCAACATTATGATAAAATTGGACAGCCATCCCTGGCTCTAGAATATATAAATGCTGCTATAGAAAGTACTCCCACTTTGATAGAACTCTTCCTTGTGAAGGCAAAAATCTATAAG CATGCTGGGAATATTAAAGAAGCTGCAAGGTGGATGGATGAGGCTCAGGCTTTGGACACAGCAGACAGATTTATCAACTCCAAATGTGCAAAATATATGTTGAAAGCAAACTTCattaaagaagcagaagaaatgtgtTCTAAGTTTACGAGG gaggGAACCTCGGCGGTAGAGAACTTGAATGAAATGCAGTGCATGTGGTTTCAGACGGAATGTGCACAAGCTTACAAGGCAATGAATAAATTTGGAGAAGCACTTAAGAAATGCCATGAAATTGAGAGA CATTTTGTAGAAATCACAGATGACCAGTTTGACTTCCACACTTACTGTATGAGGAAGATTACGCTTAGGTCTTATGTGGACTTGTTAAAACTAGAAGATGTACTTCGACAACATCCGTTTTACTTCAAGGCTGCACGAATTGCCATAGAGATATATTTGAAGCTTCATGATAATCCCCtaacagatgaaaataaagaacatgaGGCTGATACAG CAAATATGTCTGACAAGGAGCTAAAGAAGCTACGAAATAAGCAGAGAAGAGCTCAGAAGAAAGCACAgctagaggaggagaagaaaaatgctgaaaaagagaagcaacagaggaatcagaaaaagaagaaagatgatgatgatgaagaaatTGGAGGACCGAAAGAAGAACTTATCCCTGAAAAACTGGCAAAG GTTGAAGCACCTTTGGAAGAAGCCATTAAATTTTTAACACCTCTGAAGAATTTagtaaagaacaaaatagagaCACATCTTTTTGCCTTTGAGATTTATTTCCGAAAAG agaagttCCTTCTGATGCTTCAGTCTGTGAAGAGAGCATTTGCTATTGATTCTAGTCATCCTTGGCTTCACGAGTGTATGATTCATCTCTTCAGCAGCG TATCTGAAAGTAAGGATCTGCCAGATGCAGTCAGAACAGTGTTAAACCAAGAAATGAACCGGCTTTTTGGAGCAACTAATCCAAAGAACTTCAATGAagctttccttaaaaagaaCTATGACTCACTACCACATAGGTTATCAG cTGCCAAAATGATGTTCTATTTAGATCCTTCCAGTCAGAAAAGAGCAGTAGAGCTGGCAATGACCCTGGATGAATCCCTCACTAACAGAAATCTTCAG aCTTGTATGGAGGTATTAGAAGCTTTATGTGACGGTAGCCTTGGAGACTGTAAAGAAGCATCTGAAACTTACAGAGCAAATTGTCATAAGCTTTTCCCTTATGCTTTGGCTTTCATGCCCCCTGGATATGAAGAGGATATGAAGATCACAGTTAATGGAGATAGTTCTGCAGAACCTGAAGAACTGGCCAATGAAATATGA